A segment of the Ipomoea triloba cultivar NCNSP0323 chromosome 1, ASM357664v1 genome:
aatattttaattctaatagaatttaattatgtaagtccttgttaattttaattatatttgcaaTAGTATGGTAAAAATATCAATctacaatattttgaaaatgaacaatatcatattaaaaatgaatataatatagtgatataatataattgtatgttaatttaattcataaaaataaaaatataaatataggtgttatttaaaagtttttaatgagaagtataaaaaatattttaggtaatcattactataaattaaattaacatatatagtatttttgttattatttaattatgtaaaaattaattgtaattttaaatttcaaaacagaAGTATTTTTGGGTGGAGAACAACACttctattttataatatatatatataaatatatataagttttcTAATTAATAGATAATCAAAtcccatagtagtgttctaaaaacctgtcaaagaaacaataataatgactttGATTCACATTCTTATACTTagacccatgaaccaaacacacccttatacAATTGAATGTTTGTTTTACTTCTTGCTAATTCTTGAACTCCATGTTGTTGTGTAAGATAGAGCTATGGATAACGACATAAGTGAAAGGCTGCTTAGTTCCGAAGTACAGAAGACAAATGATGATCTGAAAGCTAGGGTATACGATGAATCGAGGAAGATATGGAGAGTTGCGTTGCCTGGTGTACTCTCACGGGTGGCTTCATTTGGGAGCATAGTAGTGACACAGTCATTCATTGGCCACACCGGTGAACTTGATCTTGCTGCTTATGCGCTTGTTCAAACTCTCATTGTCCGATTTGTGAATGGAATATTGGTAACTAACTTTTACTGcatgcattattattatatttctgtAGCCATGGCTTATGAAATATGCACTCACATAATGTTTATATCTGATTTGTGACTTTTTAATTGCAGATAGGAATGTCGAGTGCAACAGAGACTCTATGTGGGCAAGCATATGGAGCCGGGCATTATCATATGATGGGAATTTACTTGCAAAGGTCATGGATTGTTGGTTTCATCACTTTGACAATCCTCCTCCCCTTTTTCATCTTTGCCACCCCAATCTTCAAACTTGTTGGACAGGAAGAATCCATTGCAGATGCTGCTGGATATGTTTCTTATTGGTTCATTCCGTTCAACTACAACTACGTATTTAGCTATACCATCCAAATGTATCTACAAGCACAACAAAAGAACATAATCATTGCGTGGCTAACTGTCGCGCAATTTGTCATCCACATCCCACTCTCTTGGTTATTAGTTTACCAATTCGAGTTTGGGGTTCCGGGTGCAATGATTGCCCTCATCATATCTTCCTGGTTCGTTGTGATCGGTGAGTTTGTGTACATATTTGGCGGCTGGTGCCCAAACACATGGAGGGGATTTACAATGGATGCCTTCAAAGATATATTCCCTGTTGTCAAGCTCTCCATATCATCAGGACTTATGCTTTGGTAAGTACAGTGTTCTTCTCTTTATTCATCACTTTCTAGTTTATTAATTATActtatcttaattaattaactggCTTTCTAGTTTGGAGCTATGGTACAATGCTGTATTAGTCCTACTAGCTGGATATATGAAGAATGCAGAGGTTGCCATATCAGCCTTCTCCATCTGGTAATTAATAACAACTAACTCCAAACCCCTGCATGCTACTTTCTTTCAATTCTCtttaatttgaatgttattAACACTCCAATTGACTAAATTTCATTCCACAGCCTTAACATTAATGGATGGGAGTTCATGATTAGCCTAGGCTTCCTCGGCGCTGCTTGGTAGGTTACCATTAACTAGTATTACCATCAATAGTTAGGTTTATATATCTATAACTTTTTCTACTTAACTTTCATGCAGTGTACGTGTCGCAAATGAACTTGGAAGAGGGGATGCCAAAGCTACACGATTTTCGATCAAAGTAATCGTATCTACTTCAATTGTAGTTGGATTATTCTTCTGGGTTTTGTGCCTTTCATTTGGGAGCAAAATTGGATACTTGTTTACCAACGAAAAGGAGGTTGCAGATTCAGTGTCAGACCTCTCTATGCTGCTCGCATTCTCTGTATTGCTCAATAGCATTTATCCTGTACTCTCAGGCATGTTTTTTACACATCTGATATGATCTCGATAAGTTCTTAATCCATTATATTTTACTAAGTCACTCTTTCAcacttttaaatttgtataatcAGGTGTGGCAATTGGAGCAGGCTTACAAAGTACAGTTGCAATTATAAACCTGTGTTGCTATTATCTTATTGGAATACCGATTGGTGCTGTGCTTGGCTATGTAGCTAATCTTGAAGTGCAGGTATGTATAGTATGTAGATTCTGCTTGCTCAGATCATTCATATATGCATAGAAAAGTCTCAAAGATGTGATATTGTTTGGTATGGTAGGGTATATGGCTTGGAATGATTTGTGGGGTGGTCACTGAATCAATTGCCTTGTGCTATATGACGTGGGGAACAGATTGGGATAATGAGGTACTTAaactaaacattttaaaattattacaatacCATGTATAATGCATATGTTTATCTGTAACATGGATGGAGGACTATAAGATTTGTGCTTATGTATAACAGGTGACAAAGGCTAAACAACGCCTCCAGAAGTTTTACTTGAAGTTCGATGAGTCTAATCAACTAGCTTGAGGTTCAAGACAATAAAGAATATTTCTAAAGCTTTTGTTCTATTTATGCAAATTTCTTCACCACATAATAAGGAAtaacggggcgtttggttgtAGGGAAGGAATTATGTgagaaatgaattgtaattgtgggagtttaaattacagtgtttggtttgtaagaataaaattagtagaatttcaattctaatgtttggtatacatgggaattgaaatggaatataagtaatataaagtccaaaattcccattgttgttgttgttgttatatgaCAAGTATCCTTTGGATccatttgcatattcaaacacccaaaatatataacatattaaattcaaaattttgttcttcaaaaTGTAGGCAATTACATTATATACAcgtcaaatttaaatacttgagagttttgagaaaacatacttgattaCGGTTGGCCTAGAATAATTATTGCTTAGGAACGACGTTCTCTGTTGGCAgtagtcgaagaataatacatgCTATCATCTTGAATAGAAGGTGGAcattaattttaggttaaaaaagggATCAGAAGGTAATTTTGTCTTAGGACTCTATctttttttccctaaaattCACGGAATTAAAATCCTAAGAGGGGCCATGggattttaatttcatgaaaatgagcgaattgcaattccttcccACCAAACTAAATTTAGTTGTCTTTGGAATTAGGTAGAAATTAAgtggaaatggaattcaaattcctcCCACCAAACACCATTTAAAAGATTCAAGGTTATTAGTTCAACTAGTTTTCACACACGCTATGCACGATTAAActaatgcccaatgcgtatttttaaattagtattttttaattggttaaagtagtcatataatactGAGGGAGATTGTGCTGCCCTAATTTGTTTGAAGAAGTAGAAATCGCCAATTTCTTTGAAGAAatagaaattaccaatttgtTTGAACTTCATGAGATAgaaattgccaatttgtttgaattaaCGAATCTGTTATATTTGACGGAAAGAGTTTGGTAAagttataaaagattaggataaaTTAGGGATTTAATTGGAAGTtgcacaataaaaaaaaaaacaaagtacaatatcttatagcagactattacaccaacatttttttagttccatttaggggtctaacattattggctgttattaaaattgtagattGTAGATGTAGATATTAAATTCATTTGGTATTAATTATCAATTCtctcatattatcatattattaataTCATATATTACTCTTGGACTAAGGTTAACTctctggcaaattataccataaattGAGTGGACATTACATTATGAACCCTGATTCAAATCGACAATCAAATTATGCACAtttaataattaacatattatgtacctgtaattttttcattttagcTTATTGGTAAGCCAAGCAAAAACATTGTTTACCAATAGCTCAATAAGCCAAGCAAAAACGCTTTTTATCAAAAACTCAATTTAGTTGTTTGAATTTGTCAAACAAGTTAAATTTTGATTGATAAACCATTATTCAATCAACCCCTATAGCCTACAAATCTTCATTGAAccctctttttttaaaaattaaagtaagatTAAGATTGTAGTAGTGTGTCCAATAAAATGTTCTATTCTCATAGACACACATGCAATAAATTATTAAGCATTACTCATACAAGAGATCAATTGAACTACCACTCACAACATGCAAGAACCCAAGTTCAATCAATACATAGTCCCTTTATGCAATTTGAAAGTCTAGCTATTCATGTTGtcaatttaaaatcaaaagtTCAACGAAATTGAATGTAATGAAAGCACAAATAAGATTGAAATGTTAGTGAAATTGAAGAGATTGAAATGCTAGTGAGGAAAACTTAGCTTTGATACAATGCAAATTGAAGATATAAACTTTAagtgaaattgaaattgaattattatattgaattgaagTCTAATCTAACATAATGTTACCCTATGCTAAGTTGGGAGAAGTTGGAGAatgcttgatttttttaaaactactTATTGGTTTTTTATATAGCTACTGGAATCGTGCCTATTCATAAAATATTAGGTTGAATTACACTCAGAGTCACATCTTGACTCTAGTTGTGACTTCCATAGTTCCATGCTTTGTGCATCAATCAtgatttctaaattattttcaCCTATTATAGATGTTCTAATTAGATTTTGTGATATTCATTAAAGTTGTAGTTCTTTATTGTCACAAAAGAGATTGTTAGCGCGATACTTGGTCTTCACTCCAAAGTtgatttttcttcatttatttgttgcttaTTTGGGTCATCGAGTCATGACATGCAACACACATTTATGTCAAGATGATGATACAACTCTTCTTCGAGTCAATAGCTAAATTCAAAAAAGTTGGAGAGCAGAGACATTATTCCGAGTGGCATCCCAACCCTAAAAAAAAGAGATAAGAATGAAAGAGAATGTCTCCAGACTAATTCAATATATTCTTCAATGTCTTATACATTTACATatgtagttatatatatacatgatcaTATATACCACCCACTACCCCCTTAACCATCCACTATCTCATCCCATCACTTGTTCTAACTACCCATGAAATACCTAGAATAGTGATAATCagactataataataataatactaataataatattattaataataaaaaagacgACGACGGCGACGACAACAATACTAGTAGTAGTATTAGTAACTGCAATAACATTACACCATAGGTGTATCATATGACTTTAAAATATATCCATTATACttagtttcaaaaaaaaaataaaacaaaacaaaacaaaacttcaattttttacCTGATTTTATAATCAATGTATCAAAATCACCTAAATAACACAcacgaataataataataataataataaatcatccATTTTGTTAGTCTAACAAAGACATTTAATCATCCATGGAAGTTCTTCCGCTGAGGGAAAGATCAGTGCTCATCCCTATACCTGAAGCTAATAAAAAAACAGAACCTTTTGGTGTTTAATGGCAAATGGATTCAATTCATTAGAAATAAAATCCATAGGAACAATGAATTATAACGTTATTAGATCATAGGAAAGACGAAGAGAAAATATGAGAATAGAGCACCAGCTACTGCTTAGTGCTTATGAGTAATGAGGGTAGCCAATTTGTCCCACATCGCTTCTATCGTAGAAGCGTTTGTCTGtgagacaaaataaaataagcGGGCTGTGCACAGTTTTAGTCATATCTTTTCTCGGCCTTTTGGCTAAGAtcaagtgtagtatctgttcttatCAGTTTAATATCTGATACGTGGGCCAATGGTCCACACGAtattaacttaatttttttagggGGAAAGCCCATTAAGGTAGCTTGCTACTTGGGCTTTTGAGCGTCGTCTTGGCGTTGCATTATTGCCTAGGCCTGGCGCACCCCACCAATTCAAGTATTtaattttagagttaataccacaaatggtcctgattattggggtagtactctTTTTAGTACTCGATTTTCAATTCGATTACAAATgatcctctgactttcatttttgactaCAAATAGtccttttgttaaaatttctgttaaataggtgttaaatctatgggtattatcgtcaaattgatatatataatgtttataaaataaaaatgtttataatttttcaccaacaagcataattgaaacaattaacaaatataaatactcataaataaaaagacaatacactttattctcgtaattatgcgtacaaaattaagactaaaatggaagattttttttttttaaaaatcttgctttcatcattttcatggttgttcatacatggtcgattaataattttcacttttcattaatcgatcaaacattttgtttcagACATAACTGAAAGCTGCTACCGttgaagtaatataattaatcaagtacaaattgcgaacattaatcatgaatttttatttaatttgttcatttatataagttctcacgtccattttatttttatatttattaacttaatgtttattaatgtttgaaattaattatgttgtcatataattctaaaaaagaattaatcataataatattaatcaatttgacaatattacccctagatttaacacctatttaacagaaattttaacagaggactatttgtggtcaaaaatggaAGTCAGAgaaccatttgtggtcgaattgaaagtggaggactaaaagaagtactaccccaatagtcagaggaccatttgtggtattaactcttaattttatattaaaagctTAAGACCTGAATGGGTTTCTGTCCACTGATATgtaaacttaaatttttttgattaat
Coding sequences within it:
- the LOC116001095 gene encoding protein DETOXIFICATION 24-like, whose amino-acid sequence is MDNDISERLLSSEVQKTNDDLKARVYDESRKIWRVALPGVLSRVASFGSIVVTQSFIGHTGELDLAAYALVQTLIVRFVNGILIGMSSATETLCGQAYGAGHYHMMGIYLQRSWIVGFITLTILLPFFIFATPIFKLVGQEESIADAAGYVSYWFIPFNYNYVFSYTIQMYLQAQQKNIIIAWLTVAQFVIHIPLSWLLVYQFEFGVPGAMIALIISSWFVVIGEFVYIFGGWCPNTWRGFTMDAFKDIFPVVKLSISSGLMLCLELWYNAVLVLLAGYMKNAEVAISAFSICLNINGWEFMISLGFLGAACVRVANELGRGDAKATRFSIKVIVSTSIVVGLFFWVLCLSFGSKIGYLFTNEKEVADSVSDLSMLLAFSVLLNSIYPVLSGVAIGAGLQSTVAIINLCCYYLIGIPIGAVLGYVANLEVQGIWLGMICGVVTESIALCYMTWGTDWDNEVTKAKQRLQKFYLKFDESNQLA